In Salinirussus salinus, the following proteins share a genomic window:
- a CDS encoding SdpI family protein: protein MNLDRRDLAGGGIVLLMVLAAALLYPRLPERMAVHFSAAGEPDGYLARPLAVALLPGVAVAVLLLFKAVPAIDPLGRNVERFQRYYDFFVVFTVGILAYVHGLVLAYNIGYRFDLAAVVVPLLAATFVVAGYVIENAKQNWFVGIRTPWTLSDEEVWDRTHERAGVLFKLAGLASLAALAFPGYFEVIVIAPVAAAALLATVYSFVLYRRKQRGQLR from the coding sequence ATGAACCTCGACCGACGCGACCTTGCGGGCGGTGGCATCGTCCTCCTGATGGTCCTCGCCGCGGCACTGCTGTACCCGCGGCTCCCCGAGCGGATGGCAGTCCACTTCAGCGCGGCCGGCGAGCCCGACGGTTACCTCGCCCGGCCGCTCGCAGTAGCGCTGCTGCCCGGAGTGGCTGTCGCCGTCCTCCTGTTGTTCAAGGCCGTTCCGGCCATCGACCCGCTGGGCAGGAACGTCGAGCGGTTCCAGCGGTACTACGACTTCTTCGTGGTGTTCACCGTCGGCATCCTTGCGTACGTCCACGGGCTCGTGCTCGCGTACAACATCGGCTACCGGTTCGACCTGGCCGCGGTCGTCGTCCCGCTGCTCGCGGCCACGTTCGTCGTTGCGGGCTACGTCATCGAGAACGCCAAACAGAACTGGTTCGTCGGCATCCGGACGCCCTGGACGCTCTCGGACGAGGAGGTCTGGGACAGGACTCACGAGCGGGCCGGTGTGCTGTTCAAACTCGCCGGACTGGCGTCGCTTGCCGCGCTTGCGTTCCCCGGGTACTTCGAGGTGATCGTCATCGCCCCGGTCGCCGCCGCGGCGCTGTTGGCGACCGTCTACTCCTTCGTGCTCTACCGGCGGAAACAGCGCGGCCAGCTGAGGTAG
- a CDS encoding fumarylacetoacetate hydrolase family protein, whose product MKRVRFRDAAGTVRTGEWVDETGAPANTATCGSGGEIRAAGRTYDPEDVDVLPPVEPSKIVCIGLNYADHADEQDSDLPDRPLLFLKGPNALASHGGEVPLPAGKERVDYEAELGVVIGEQCRNVPEEEAMDVVAGYTCVDDVSNRDDQRQEQNWVRGKAFDNAAPVGPVVADPEHVPDDAGIRLLHNGEVKQDSDRTHLIFSIPELIAEITTYLTLEPGDVIATGTPEGVGPLADGDEVTIEVEGVGRLTHTVSE is encoded by the coding sequence ATGAAACGCGTCAGGTTCCGCGACGCCGCGGGCACCGTGCGCACCGGCGAGTGGGTCGACGAGACCGGCGCTCCCGCAAACACCGCGACCTGCGGCTCCGGCGGCGAGATCCGCGCTGCGGGGCGGACCTACGACCCCGAAGATGTCGACGTGCTCCCGCCGGTCGAGCCCTCGAAGATCGTCTGCATCGGCCTGAACTACGCCGACCACGCCGACGAGCAGGATTCGGACCTCCCCGACCGGCCGCTGCTCTTTCTGAAGGGGCCGAACGCCCTGGCCAGTCACGGCGGTGAGGTCCCCCTCCCGGCGGGCAAGGAACGGGTCGACTACGAGGCCGAACTCGGGGTCGTCATCGGCGAGCAGTGTCGCAACGTCCCCGAGGAGGAGGCGATGGACGTCGTCGCGGGCTACACCTGCGTCGACGACGTCTCGAACCGGGACGACCAGCGCCAGGAACAGAACTGGGTCCGGGGCAAGGCCTTCGACAACGCCGCCCCGGTCGGTCCGGTCGTCGCCGACCCCGAGCACGTCCCCGACGACGCGGGCATCCGGCTGCTGCACAACGGCGAGGTCAAGCAGGACTCCGACCGGACCCACCTGATCTTCTCTATTCCGGAGCTCATCGCGGAGATCACGACCTACCTCACGCTGGAGCCGGGCGACGTGATCGCGACCGGAACCCCGGAGGGCGTCGGCCCGCTCGCCGACGGCGACGAGGTCACCATCGAGGTCGAGGGCGTCGGCCGGCTGACCCACACCGTCTCCGAGTGA
- a CDS encoding response regulator transcription factor, protein MSDADDPTVLLVDDEPDLLEVYELWLADTCEVRTASGGEEALGVIDEAVDVVFLDRRMPGMAGDELLREFRARGHDPQVAMLTAVDPAADIVDLPFDDYLTKPVSQAELESVIDVLLQRAEYDERSRELFSLASKRAALEASPDIDHHSSTEYQELTEELRTLREEVDESLDDLLEHDYETAFQEI, encoded by the coding sequence ATGAGCGACGCTGACGACCCGACCGTGCTGCTCGTGGACGACGAGCCGGACCTGCTGGAGGTGTACGAGCTCTGGCTGGCCGACACCTGCGAGGTGCGGACTGCGAGCGGCGGCGAGGAGGCGCTGGGAGTGATAGACGAGGCGGTCGACGTCGTCTTCCTCGACCGGCGGATGCCGGGGATGGCCGGCGACGAACTGCTGCGGGAGTTCCGTGCCCGGGGCCACGACCCCCAGGTGGCGATGCTCACCGCCGTCGACCCGGCGGCGGACATCGTCGACCTGCCCTTCGACGACTACCTGACGAAGCCGGTCTCACAGGCCGAACTCGAGTCCGTCATCGACGTGCTCCTCCAGCGCGCCGAGTACGACGAGCGCAGCCGGGAGCTGTTCTCGCTGGCCTCCAAGCGAGCCGCGCTCGAGGCGTCGCCGGATATCGACCACCATTCTAGTACGGAGTACCAGGAGCTGACCGAGGAGCTCCGGACGCTCCGCGAGGAGGTCGACGAGAGTCTCGACGACCTTCTGGAGCACGACTACGAGACCGCCTTCCAGGAGATCTGA
- a CDS encoding haloacid dehalogenase type II: MPFDPEAVSTVTFDSYSTVVDVDAAERALADRVDGDPRPVSRLWRSRSLMYTMIANFVDAYQPFYEMNRDALTYALAAYGVDATEEERDEILAVYHELDVFEDVRDGMERLRDAGYPLYVVSNGNPEMLDSMVEHAGVGDLLEDTVSADEVETFKPHPEIYRHAAARTGTPVDGIVHVSAGQFDIAGAVHAGMQGAWLNRGDRPQEVFGPQPDTVAGSIHDVADALE, encoded by the coding sequence ATGCCATTCGACCCGGAAGCCGTTTCGACGGTTACCTTCGACTCCTACAGCACGGTCGTCGATGTGGACGCGGCCGAGCGGGCTCTCGCGGACCGTGTGGACGGTGATCCCCGGCCGGTCTCGCGACTCTGGCGCTCCCGGTCGCTGATGTACACGATGATCGCGAACTTCGTCGACGCCTACCAGCCCTTCTACGAGATGAACCGCGACGCGCTGACCTACGCGCTGGCGGCCTACGGCGTCGACGCCACCGAGGAGGAGCGCGACGAGATCCTCGCAGTCTACCACGAACTCGATGTCTTCGAGGACGTGCGGGACGGGATGGAGCGGCTCCGCGACGCCGGCTACCCGCTGTATGTCGTTTCCAACGGCAACCCCGAGATGCTCGACTCGATGGTCGAACACGCCGGGGTCGGCGACCTGCTCGAGGACACTGTCAGTGCCGACGAGGTCGAGACGTTCAAGCCACACCCCGAGATCTACCGCCACGCCGCCGCCCGGACGGGGACGCCGGTCGACGGGATCGTCCACGTCAGCGCCGGCCAGTTCGACATCGCCGGCGCGGTCCACGCCGGGATGCAGGGTGCCTGGCTCAACCGCGGGGACCGCCCACAGGAGGTGTTCGGTCCCCAGCCCGACACCGTCGCTGGCTCCATCCACGACGTCGCCGACGCGCTGGAGTGA
- a CDS encoding ASCH domain-containing protein, translating to MGEIDPDTLLPSPRMRDQAREGEVTQVHRGDRYAEEGDTFNIDGETFEVVDVRERKLGDMTDEDARREGARDLEHYREILDRAHENFEWDDDSDVVLHRFEAQ from the coding sequence ATGGGAGAGATCGACCCAGACACGCTGCTGCCCAGCCCGCGGATGCGCGACCAGGCCCGCGAGGGCGAGGTGACACAGGTCCACCGCGGCGACCGTTACGCCGAGGAAGGTGACACCTTCAACATCGACGGCGAGACCTTCGAGGTCGTGGACGTTCGCGAGCGGAAGCTGGGTGACATGACCGACGAGGACGCCCGCCGGGAGGGTGCCCGGGACCTGGAGCACTACCGGGAGATCCTCGACCGGGCCCACGAGAACTTCGAGTGGGACGACGACAGCGACGTCGTCCTGCACAGGTTCGAAGCGCAGTAG
- a CDS encoding twin-arginine translocation signal domain-containing protein: MNRRQFLLGGASGGAGVLAG, translated from the coding sequence ATGAACCGACGACAGTTCCTCCTGGGTGGGGCTTCGGGAGGTGCAGGGGTACTCGCGGGTTGA
- a CDS encoding NAD(P)-binding domain-containing protein, with the protein MNGLVVGAGEMGRWLVDVLGDAGFEVGVGDADPDVASALADAVAGVRAVPLEGADRPTEGEFDLVCVAVPIPAAEGAIADAAPLADLALLDVTGTMTDPVAAMREHAPGRERVSLHPLFAADAEPGNVAVVADAAGPVTDAVRETLAERDNHLFETTPAEHDRAMETVQARVHAAVLAYGLAAEEVPEEFHTPVSAGLTELVERVTGGDGRVYADIQAAFGGADDVADAARRVAEADRETFRQLYEDL; encoded by the coding sequence ATGAACGGACTCGTGGTCGGGGCCGGCGAGATGGGACGGTGGCTCGTCGACGTGCTCGGGGATGCTGGTTTCGAGGTCGGCGTCGGCGACGCCGACCCCGACGTGGCGAGCGCGCTCGCGGACGCCGTGGCCGGCGTCCGGGCTGTCCCGCTCGAGGGTGCCGACCGCCCGACCGAGGGGGAGTTCGACCTCGTTTGCGTCGCGGTCCCGATCCCGGCTGCTGAAGGCGCCATCGCCGACGCCGCCCCGCTCGCCGACCTGGCCCTGCTGGACGTCACGGGGACGATGACCGACCCCGTGGCTGCGATGCGCGAGCACGCCCCCGGCCGCGAGCGCGTGAGCCTCCATCCCCTCTTCGCTGCCGACGCCGAACCCGGCAACGTGGCCGTGGTTGCTGACGCTGCCGGCCCCGTCACGGACGCCGTCCGGGAGACGCTCGCCGAGCGGGACAACCACCTCTTCGAGACGACCCCCGCCGAACACGACCGGGCGATGGAGACCGTCCAGGCGCGCGTCCACGCGGCCGTGCTCGCCTACGGGCTCGCCGCCGAGGAGGTGCCCGAGGAGTTTCACACCCCGGTCTCGGCCGGCCTCACGGAACTCGTCGAGCGGGTGACCGGCGGCGATGGCCGCGTCTACGCCGACATCCAGGCGGCCTTCGGCGGCGCGGATGACGTCGCCGACGCCGCGCGCCGGGTGGCCGAGGCCGACCGCGAGACCTTCCGGCAGCTCTACGAGGACCTATGA